A genomic stretch from Larimichthys crocea isolate SSNF chromosome XXII, L_crocea_2.0, whole genome shotgun sequence includes:
- the ube2b gene encoding ubiquitin-conjugating enzyme E2 B, protein MSTPARRRLMRDFKRLQEDPPTGVSGAPSENNIMLWNAVIFGPVGTPFEDGTFKLLIEFSEEYPNKPPTVRFVSRMFHPNVYADGSICLDILQNRWSPTYDVSSILTSIQSLLDEPNPNSPANSQAAQLYQENKREYEKRVTAIVEQSWVDV, encoded by the exons ATGTCGACCCCGGCAAGGAGACGGCTTATGAGAGATTTTAAAAG ACTTCAAGAAGATCCTCCCACCGGTGTGAGTGGAGCACCATCAGAGAACAACATCATGCTTTGGAACGCTGTTATTTTTGG GCCTGTGGGAACACCGTTTGAAGATG GAACATTTAAGCTTCTGATAGAGTTTTCCGAGGAGTACCCAAACAAGCCTCCCACAGTTCGGTTTGTTTCCAGAATGTTTCACCCAAATG TTTATGCAGATGGCAGTATATGTTTAGACATCCTTCAGAACCGCTGGAGCCCCACATATGATGTGTCGTCCATACTCACCTCCATCCAG TCGTTGCTGGACGAGCCAAATCCCAACAGCCCCGCCAACAGTCAGGCTGCACAGCTCTATCAGGAAAACAAGAGGGAGTACGAGAAGAGGGTGACGGCCATCGTGGAGCAGAGCTGGGTGGACGTCTGA
- the cdkn2aipnl gene encoding CDKN2AIP N-terminal-like protein, giving the protein MSTDVEDFIQQNRALADQVEKFRGYCETEKQWQARREFILRNVNDFQIEDVDQLLSLSMVWANNVFMGCRYNTQLLDKVKEMAEGIEVVDAPVFKTRDEIMKKQQGR; this is encoded by the exons ATGTCTACCGACGTGGAGGATTTTATCCAACAAAACCGAGCTCTGGCCGACCAGGTGGAGAAGTTTCGAGGTTACTGTGAGACTGAGAAACAGTGGCAGGCCCGGAGGGAGTTCATCCTGCGGAACGTCAACGACTTCCAGATCGAGGACGTGGACCAGCTGCTGTCCCTGTCCATGGTGTGGGCTAACAACGTCTTCATGGGCTGTCG GTATAACACACAGCTTCTGGACAAAGTGAAGGAAATGGCTGAAGGCATCGAGGTGGTGGATGCACCAGTCTTCAAGACAAGAGACGAGATTATGAAGAAGCAACAG GGTCGATGA